One window of the Rhipicephalus sanguineus isolate Rsan-2018 chromosome 2, BIME_Rsan_1.4, whole genome shotgun sequence genome contains the following:
- the LOC125757460 gene encoding uncharacterized protein LOC125757460, whose protein sequence is MPVSGIGEYRLGTSASWDEYVERLEMYCEANKLSKDEEKRAVLLSSCGEETYSLIVTLVKPERPTAAAYEKIKKAVREHMHPKPSVLYGRFLFYKRNQAQVESVADYVTALRRLAENCGFGDDTLSMDEMMRDRFVFGISNEAVQQRLLAERDLTFIVAYDMAVTAEATQRQQREIRTQSLSDANCIGDAAVHETRPKEPAASRDGVCYRCNGEQF, encoded by the coding sequence ATGCCAGTCAGCGGCATCGGGGAGTACCGTCTCGGTACAAGTGCGTCATGGGACGAGTACGTGGAACGACTTGAAATGTACTGCGAAGCCAACAAGCTTTCGAAGGATGAAGAAAAGCGTGCTGTTTTACTCAGCTCCTGTGGAGAAGAAACGTACAGTCTCATCGTgacgctggtcaaacccgaaaggCCAACTGCTGCAgcttacgagaagatcaagaaagcGGTCCGAGAACACATGCATCCGAAGCCGTCAGTGCTGTACGGTAGATTTTTATTTTACAAGCGTAACCAAGCGCAAGTCGAAAGCGTCGCAGATTACGTGACAGCGCTGAGAAGACTGGCTGAAAACTGTGGCTTCGGAGACGACACGCTTTCTATGGACGAGATGATGCGAGACCGTTTCGTCTTCGGCATCAGCAACGAGGCTGTGCAGCAACGCCTACTGGCAGAAAGGGACCTGACATTCATTGTGGCGTACGACATGGCCGTGACAGCGGAAGCAACCCAACGGCAGCAACGAGAAATCAGGACACAGAGCCTCAGCGACGCGAACTGCATAGGCGACGCGGCCGTCCACGAAACGCGCCCAAAGGAGCCAGCTGCGTCCAGAGATGGCGTCTGTTACCGCTGCAACGGTGAGCAGTTCTAA